The Halarsenatibacter silvermanii sequence CTCTCCTCCCGGCGATACGTTGACGCTTATCTTGCCCTCTGAGGCTTCTTCCACGTATTCCTTGAAGGCCATCATCGAAGCATGGTCCTGCAGATAATCATCGGGCGGACTGGGATGGGCGGCTGTGATCTCGATGGGGTCAAGCCCCTCCAGATCTACATCAACAGAATCCATGCCTGTATGCGGCATGACAGCTTCTGTTATACCACCGCTTATTAAAACTGCGGAGATAACCAAAAGACTTATGAACAGCGCTTTTTTGCCTGCGAACATATTAACACTCCTATTTTTAATTTTATTTTGCTCGAAAGATTGATTGCTGTTACTCCCCGATTTTTGGACGTTTTGAGTCGACTTGTAGCAGCCGATGAACTAATTGATAGGACAATAAAATTAAATCTGCTTTGCTAATATGTTAATAAGCTAAAGTTATCCGGCAAAATTTATCCACCTCCAGATTAATTGCTGCAGGAGCTGAAGTCAATATTATTCCAGGGAATGAAAAGGACCAGCAATTAACACAAAAGAAAAATGTCCTTTTATGTATTCATACACATTATTATAGCAGAAGATCGCCCCGGAAAAAACCATTATTTTTGGTTTTTATCCGAAACATAGCGAAGTGATACTGGAAAATTTCATTGTGAACAGAGCATCATAGCTTCCAATAATAAGCAGTGTAAATATGAATATGATTCGATAGCCTGAATCCAGATAAAAATTTACAGGCACCGGCCCAATTGTCCGATTAAAACTGCCGTCAGGCAGGAATCCTCGAATAATGAGCCGGTGCCCGATTAAAATCGAAAGCGGGTTATTTAAATCTTTTTTATAATTTATCCCTGTAGATTCTCCAGAATGGATCTGCAGAACTGATCGGCATCAAAGCCGAAGTATTTGCCCACCTCTTCCCCGGGAGCGCTTCGGCCAAATTCTTCCATGGACAATATCATATCATCCGAACCTATAAACTGGTACCAGCCCTGACCCACTCCCGCTTCTAACACAACTCTCAGAGAGGAAGTCGGACTCAGCATCTCTTCATCCTCCTGGAGAGAGCGGAAAAATTTCTCTCTATCAGGCACGGATATAACCCGGGCTTTTACGTCTTTTTCCTCCAGCCTGCGGGCGGTTTCCACGGCCAGTGAAACCTCACTCCCGCTGGCCATCATAATTACTTCCGGATCTGCAGCTTCTTTGAGCACATAACCCCCGCGGGAAATTTCCGGCTCGCTGTCCTTTTCCAGATAGGGCAGCGTCTGACGCGTAAGTATAAGTGCGGTAGGGCCTTCTCTGTATTCCAGCGCCTGCTGCCAGGCCTGACAGGCTTCTTCGCTGTCGGCCGGCCGAAGAACCTGCAGGTTGGGAATCAGGCGCAGCGATTCCAGATGCTCAACCGGCTGATGAGTCGGGCCGTCCTCCCCTATAAAAATCGAGTCGTGAGTGAATACATAAATATTGGGCAGCCCCATCAAAGCTGCCAGTCTTATAGCAGGCCTCATGTAATCAGAAAACACCAGAAAAGTGGCTGCAAAAGGTCGTATGCCCTCATGGAGCGAAATTCCGTTGACGACTCCGCCCATGCCGTGCTCGCGCACACCGAAACGGAAATTACGACCGGCAAAATCATCCTCCTGAATCTCGCCCATATTTTCCTGGTAGGTTTTGTTCGAGGGCGCCAGATCAGCAGAGCCTCCTACAAGATAATCAATCTCCTCCATAACGGTGCTCAATACTTTGCCGGCGGATTTTCTGGTGGCGGTGTCAAGTTCGAGATCGAGCTCCTCCAGGCTGCCATACAGACTTTCGGGAATTTCCAGATCGTGGGCACTCTGCCAGCTCTCATGCAGATCGGGATTAGACTGCTGCCAGCTTTCGAACTCATTCTGCCAGGAGAGATATTCGTCGTTGAGCTCAGCCCTTCTGTCCCGCCAGAATTCCCGCACCTCATCAGGTACATAAAACTTTTTCTCAGGAGGGAATCCGATGTTTTCTTTCAGCCCCTTTATCTCTTCTTCTCCCAGCGGAGCCCCATGTGAACCTGCGTCCCCTTCCATGGTGGGCGCGCCCTTAGCGATTTGAGTATTTACCTCGATAAG is a genomic window containing:
- the tkt gene encoding transketolase, with translation MKMLQKTANTVKGLAVDAVEKAGSGHPGMPVGCAELGTFLFAEVMSHYPEEPEWPDRDRFVLSAGHGSMLLYSLLHLSGYDLSLEDLKNFRQLDSPTPGHPEANETEGVETTTGPLGQGLSNAVGMAVAERMLAERYNTEEHKIVDHHTYVLASDGDLMEGISSEVGSLAGHLGLGRLIVFYDSNQISIEGSTDLTFTEDVPARFDAFGWQTIESVSGYDYDELREAVKVAQKEKNKPTLIEVNTQIAKGAPTMEGDAGSHGAPLGEEEIKGLKENIGFPPEKKFYVPDEVREFWRDRRAELNDEYLSWQNEFESWQQSNPDLHESWQSAHDLEIPESLYGSLEELDLELDTATRKSAGKVLSTVMEEIDYLVGGSADLAPSNKTYQENMGEIQEDDFAGRNFRFGVREHGMGGVVNGISLHEGIRPFAATFLVFSDYMRPAIRLAALMGLPNIYVFTHDSIFIGEDGPTHQPVEHLESLRLIPNLQVLRPADSEEACQAWQQALEYREGPTALILTRQTLPYLEKDSEPEISRGGYVLKEAADPEVIMMASGSEVSLAVETARRLEEKDVKARVISVPDREKFFRSLQEDEEMLSPTSSLRVVLEAGVGQGWYQFIGSDDMILSMEEFGRSAPGEEVGKYFGFDADQFCRSILENLQG